GAAACGTCGCCCGCACATCCGTAAAGTTGGCTACCCCGCCCGCAATCACGAGCACCTTGTGCTTGGCCTTCGACTCCAGCATGAGCGACAAAATTTGGCGCGTATACACCACCGTCTCCTCGGTGTTGGGGTTGCCGCTGTATTCGCCGTAATTGCCGAGCTCCCGGCCCAGCCCCTGGTTGAAGACCTCGTCGGCCAGCACCACGCTGGCACCCCCGCCGCTCAGCAGTAGGAAAATGCTGCCGTTGGGGTTGAGCACCGCCAGCCGAAACGACGCCTGGCTCTGCGCCGCCAACTCCTCCACTGCTACCATCTGCGGCAGCCGGTTAGTGGCATCAAAACTCCGAAAATCCTCGGCGGTCCACCGCTCGTCCACAAAAAACGCCGCCTCCGTGTCTACCTCCACCGCTGCATCAAGCAGGCTTGCCGATCCAGCCTTCACCACCAGGGGATTAATCTCCAGAAACGAAAAATAATTCTCATCAAACGCGCGCGCCAGCCGCTCCAGCGTTTGCACCGGCAATTTCAACAACTCGGCCGCCCGCGCCGCCGCTTCCGGGCCAAACACCGCCCGGCGAATTTCCCCGGCCGCCGATTCCACATCCACGCCGCCCCGCGCCGAAAAGCTGATCACCACCCCCGCCCGGAGCCGCTCGAAAGCCAAATACCGCTCATCGGCGGCGTCATGGGATAATTGCTCCTCGATGAGCAGATACCGAAACCCCTTGCCGGCCAAGGCTTCCACGTCCTTCGGCAGTTCATGTTTGCCCCGGCCCAATTTCACCAGACCCTTTTTGAAGCGGCCCTTTACGCCCTGATCAACCTTGATTACGTATGACGCGCCGTCATTGAGCGCCGCCACGGCCGGCTTCCAGGTACCCTGAGTGTCGATCATTACTCCGGTATAAACCTGATCTAGCTCTCGCGCCAGGATTGTTTTGGCTCGGTATTCAGATATTTTTCGACGCGGCATAGTAAACTCTTTTCACTTAACCACCTCATTATACGTGTGAGGGGCCTAAATGTGCCATAATACCACCATATGGCCAAGCGCAAACCCGACCCCGAACCAGAAGTCGACCCGCCGCTCCCCGTCGAGTCGTGGGACGCCACCTCGAGCGCCAGCACCTGGCGGCGCTCGCCGTTGTGGCTGCGCGCGGTGGGTTCGGCTGCCGTGCTCGCCGTGCTCCTGGTGGGCAGCTTCGAGCTCGTGTACGCCGGCAAGGTCTACCCCGGCGTCACGGCCGACGGCGCCGCTCTGGCCGGGCTGGGCCGCGCCACGGCCGCGCGACACATCACCGACCGCACCACCGAATTTGCCGGCCACGTGGTCACCATCGCCGACGGTGACACCAATCTGCGCATCCCGGTGGCGGGCCTCGGCGTCACCTACAACACGCAGCAAGCCGCCGACCTGGCCTACAATTACGGCCGGCAGGGCAACTGGACCCGCCGTCTCCACGAACAACTCCGCGCTCTGCTCGGCCGCACCACGAATTTTTCGTCGTACCGCTTCGACGACAGCCGCCTCGTGCCCTACGTGGTTGATCTCGGCGACGACGTGCTGACGCCGGCCGCCGACGCCAGCCTCAGCTTCGATGCCTCCCGGCCCCAGGTCACCCCGGCTCAATCTGGCACCCGCCTCGATTACGGCCGCCTGGCCCAGCTGGTGGCCGACCGCCTCTCGCAGGCCTCATCCGACACCATCGCCGCGCCGGTTTACCAACTCGCCCCCCAATTGTCCACCTCGGCGCTTCAGGCCGTCACCGATCAGCTCGGCAGCTACCTCTCGGGGCCCATCACGCTCAATTATTCCGGCACCACTGTCACCATCAATCAAAAAACCATCATTTCATGGGTTGAAGTGGGCTCCAAGACGCCCAAATCCTTCTTCAATACCTACAACCTAGCCGATATCTATCCCGCGCCGGCCACCGCCAGCCTCGGTCTCAGCCGCGCCACGGTCGAAAAATACGTGGCCACGTTGGCCGCCGACATCGACCAAACCCCGCAAAACGCCGGCCTGGCGATGCAAAACGGCCAGCTCGCCGTCGTGCAACCGAGCCGCACCGGCATCAAGCTCAATCAGGCCGACGCCACCACCGCCATCGTCGGTGCGCTCAAAAAATCCGCCGACGACCGCCAAATCAGCCTCAAGCTCGAAACCACCCAGGCCGATGTCAACGAGTCCAATCTCGACACGCTCGGCATCAAGGAGCAAATCTCCGAGGGCGAAACCTACTTCCCCGGCTCACCTAGCACCCGCCTCACCAACGTCCGCGCCGGCGCCAAGCGCTTCAACGGCGTGCTCCTCAAGCCCGGCGAGACGTTTAGCTTCGGCAAACTCCTCGGCAACGTCGGCCCCGAAACCGGCTACGTGCCCGAGCTCGTCATTCTGGGCGACCACGAAGAGAAGCAATACGGCGGGGGACTGTGCCAGGTGAGCTCCACCGCCTTCCGCGCCGCCCTGGCCGCCGGCCTGCCCATCACCGAGCGCGTCAACCACGCCTTCGCCATTAGCTACTACACCTGGCCCTACTCCGCGCCCGGCGTCGACGCCACCATTTACTACCCCGACGTCGACTTCAAATTCGTCAACGACACCGGCCACTACATCCTCATGCAGACCATCATGAACGGCACCGACCTCAAATTCGACTTCTTCGGCACCAAAACCAAGAGCGGCGTCATCCGCGGTCCCAACTTCGTCACCGGCAGCCCAGACGCCACCCAGCCCTCGCGCACCGTCTTCTACCGCGATGTACTCGACCTCGCCGGCAACGTCACCAAAACCGACGCGTTCTACACCAACTACAAATCCAGCAAAGATTTCCCCATCACCAAGCAATTTAACTAGGTCCGCCCGGTTATTAGTTGACACTACGGCTTTTGTTCGGTACACTCTAAACAAGTAACGCCTGGGAGGGTACCAATGGCCGAACCATTAACCAAACGCCAAAAAGAGGTCCTCGACTTCGTGACGCAGTTCATCGAGCTGCATGGGTACGCTCCTAGCTACCGCGAAATCGCCGCCTACTTCAAGTACGCGTCCGTTGCCACGGTCGCCGAGCATGTCGAATCGCTTGTGGGCAAAGGTATGCTCCAAAAAAGCGACAACGAAGCCCGCTCCATCCAGCTCGTTCGGGCCGACAACATCGACGCCACGCCTCAATTCGGCCTGCCCATCCTTGGTCTCGTAGCTGCTGGCCAGCCCATCGAGACCCTCGGCACCCATTCCGAAACCCTCGAGGTCCCCGCCTTCATGATCGGCCGCAAAAACTCCTACGTGCTGCAGGTCAAAGGCGACTCCATGATCGACGAAGGCATCCACACCGGTGATTATGTTGTGGTCACCGAAAAACCCACCCCTTCGAACGGCGAAATGGTTATCGCCCTCATCAACGGCGGCGAAGCCACGCTCAAGCGGTACTACAAAGAGAAAAACCATATCCGCCTTCAGCCTTCCAATGCCGCCATGGAGCCGATCATTATCGAGCCGGGCACCCCCATCGAAATCCAGGGTGTCGTCATCGGCCTCATTCGGAAATACTAGAGTAGCATGAACACCGCATCGTTCAACGGCTTCGAGTGCCACATGTACATCTCTGCCCGCGGCGCCATCAAGTCCAAGCTTCCCGCCGAATCCGGCCCCAGGCGTGTCGCCCGCCTCGAACCCGCCGGCCACGAAGCGCTCATCGACCCCGCCTTCCGCCGGCTCCTGGCCGCCTTCGAATCTGTCCCGCAGCCGCTCCAAATTGTGCAGGTCTAAGCGGCGCATAGGGAAGAATAAAGTGCCCTCTTGCCTCCTCCAGGACGAGACCGGGGTCGGCGAGAGGCAAAGGCACGAATCGCCGCGAGCGCCCGACCACCAGCGCATCGGATAGATAGTAGGGTTGAGTTCGTTCGCAAGATTCGTGCCTTTGCCGAGAGCATATGCGTCCTTCCCGTGACTAAGACCCGGGTAGGCGAAGGTAGGCCTGTGAAATATCGTCAGCGTCAGACAACCACTGCTCTGAAGGAAAATCAGGGTTGAGTTCGCTGACGGTATTTCGCAGGCCTACCGCAGCAAGCAAACTCTAGGCCAAAAAGAACGCCTCGTTCAACCCCCGTAAAAAGGCCTGAAACGGCCCCCGCTCCGGCCGCTGCGGGTAGGTTCGGTTCGACAAAAGCACGAGCGCCGACGAGGCGCCCGGGTCTATCGCGATCCAGCAGCCCGTAAAGCCCGACTTCATCAGCCTGCCCGGCCGCTGCGCCCCGCCCATCACATCCGGCCGATCAATCTCCCAGCCCAATCCCGCCGCCTGGCCAATATCCGTCAGCTGGTTTGTAGCCATCAGCTCGATCGTCTGAGGGTTAAAGTACCTATGGCCAGCCAAAGCCCCGCCGGCCAGCATCATCTCGGCAAGGCGCAGCAAATCTCCCGCCGTACTAAAAAGCCCCGCGCAGCCGGCTATCATATCCTGCGTTAGCAGCACCGCCGCCGTCTCGTCGTGCGGCACGCCCCGCACCTCGCCGTACTCGCTAAGCTCCGTTGGCGCAGTGCGGCCCAGTGCCGCCGGCTTCGGCCGAAATGTTGTACTCGTCATACCCAGCGGCTCAAAAAACCAGCTACGCGCTAGCTCATCAAGCGGCCCGCCGGCCACCCGCTCCACCACCAGCCCCAGCAATACGGCGGGGGAGTTGGTGTAGCGGTAGAGCTCACCCGGGGGCGCCTTCAAGGGAGCGTTGAGTATCACATCAAGCAGCCGCTCTGGATCGCGCTTGGCCACCGCCGACAGCCCCTCCGCCAGATCGAGCACCACGGTATAGGTCAACAAATGCCGCACCAGCACTCCACGGCGATCCGGGTGCGCCATTTGGGGCAGATACTGTCCCACCCGGTCGTCCAGCGACAGCCGCCCCTCTTCCACGAGCTTCAACGCTGCCATCGCCGTCGGAATCGATTTTGTCACCGATGCCACATCATACACGGTGTCGGCCGTCACGAGCGGAGCCGCGTTATGGTACGTCTGCCGGCCGAACCCCATCACCTTCGTCGTCCCACCCCGCACATATCCCACGGCACAGCCCGGAAACACCTCTGCCCCAATCGCCTCCCGGCACAGCCGCGTCAAACGCTCGTCGAGATCAGGCGTGCCCCCACCCGCCATATTATTGATACGGATTTCCGCCGCCGCCGTAAGTGCGCTGGTTGCCGCGGTAAAAGTCTGAGATCTTCACCGGCGTTCCCCCGCCCGTGCCAATCACATACAGCGCGTTTTCATCAGTCTTGGTCGAGCTAAACACGATGTAGTCATTGCCGTACCATTGCACAAACTGATTCACAGAGCCCATACCGGTGAGTTTCTTCTCGTTGCCGCCGTTGCCATCGGTGAGGTACAGCTCGCTCTTGCCGTCACGTTCTTCGATAAAGCTTGAGTTCGAACGGTCGGGAGAATCATTGTAGTACCGGCTCGTCTCAATGCTCGGACCATTGGGCAGGCGAGTCACCGCGAAGCTCCCGAGGTCGATGCTATCCCACAGCGACCCAGCCGTACCCGCGTAATACTCCGACAGCAGGGTTTGCTTGGCTCGCCGCACCGTCGTGTCTGAGGTGATGGCGCTAATGCGCTTGGGGCTGCCCGTAAGCTTGGCCGCAAAAATTCCGTTGCGGTTGGCGTCGTCGGCTCCCCGCACCGAGTACAAAAACCCGTCGCTGAGCGCCTGGCGAATGGTGGGGCATCCCACGCTCCCGGGTACGCCGGCTAGCACCGTCGTCGTCTTGCCGCTACTAATGTCATAGGTCTTGATCGAATCGCAATACCCGTAGGCCGCGGTATAACTCTGCTTCTCGTATACCAAGGTGCTGCCCAGCCAGGCTCGGAAATTATTAAACTCCACATCCGGCTCGATTTTGGTCAACTTGCGGCTCTCCGTATTGAAGATGAACAAATCGTGGTGCAACCCATCAGGGCGCCGTCCATCGCGGCTCGAGACCAAAGCTAGGGTATGCGGGTCGGAAATATTGGGTAAAATGCCCGTGATCTCGTCCTCGCTGCCCGTTCCCGCCAGCACCACCTCGGCGCCCGTGCCGTCGAGATTTGAGCCGTAAATATCAATACGGCCGGTACGGTTCGACTGGAAGTACACCTTGCCCGTGGGGGTCAGCTTGGCCGGCACCGGTGCGCCTCCAGGCTTCACCGTCACCGCCACCTCCGCGTCGTTGTAGCCGTCGCGAGTTAGTTTGAGCGTCTGCTTGGTGTTGTTGGTGGCCGGCAGTAGGCTCAGCTCGGCCCGGCCGGTCGCGTCGCTCACCGCTGAAGCCTCGCCGTTTTTGACTTCCACGCCCTCCACGCTACCGCCGGTGATCAAGTTGGTCACCTGCGCCACCACCTTGATACCGTTGGGCTTGAGCGTCACGCTCGCCGCTCCCTTGCCTAGGGGCGCCAGCGCCGCGACCGAGGCGTCGCTATAGCCGGTTTTGCGCACTGTAATGTGGCCGTGACCCAGCTTCACTTTTGCGAGCGTCACGTGGCCCGATTTGTCGGTCAGATCCGCCGCGCCGCCAAATTCCACCAACGCCTTCGGTACCGGCTGCTTGGTGGTAGCGTCGGTCACCGTTACTGTCTCCGCAGTCGTCAGAAACATCCCGAGTACCGGATATTTCAGATCGGTAGCCCCCACCGCCACGCCGGCCACCACGAGCACTGTCGCCACGCCGGCCGCCCACAGCCGTACCGGCTTGGCCCGCAGCCAAGCCCAGGCGGCCTTGAGGCTGCGCCGTCGGTGCGGAGTACCGCCATCGGTGGCCGGTGCCGTCTCGGCCGGCTCGTCTGGTGGCGGCGCTGCCTCGGCCGCCAATTCCTCTACCTCGTCCTCGCGTGCTGGCTCTGCCATAGCTGCTCCTTATCTTCCCTCAAGCATAATTGTTTTCACGGCCAAGAGCTACAGGGCGTTGCGACGCGTGGCGGCCGGATTGGTTTTTTCGGCTACGGCTCGCACATTAGCGTACTTGTCGAATTCATCGACGATTTCGACGCCCAAAATCTCTTCAATAACATCTTCGATCGAGATCACACCCACAAATTCCGAAAATTGATTCACCACCATAAACAAGTGGTTTTTAGTCTTAATGAAGGCATTCAAAGCATGGTCGAGCCGCGCATCCTCATTCACAAAAAACACCGAATTACTCTTCACCCGCTCCACCGCCTTGCCCTTGATGGCCGGATCGATGAGCTGTTGCGCATACAAAATACCAGTCACCTGGTCGAGCGACTCGTCGTACACCGGAAAACGCGAGTAGCCCGATAGCCGCAGCTCCTCCACCGTCTTCGCATCAAGCACCCGGTCCTGTTCAA
This genomic interval from Candidatus Saccharimonadia bacterium contains the following:
- the lexA gene encoding transcriptional repressor LexA; translated protein: MAEPLTKRQKEVLDFVTQFIELHGYAPSYREIAAYFKYASVATVAEHVESLVGKGMLQKSDNEARSIQLVRADNIDATPQFGLPILGLVAAGQPIETLGTHSETLEVPAFMIGRKNSYVLQVKGDSMIDEGIHTGDYVVVTEKPTPSNGEMVIALINGGEATLKRYYKEKNHIRLQPSNAAMEPIIIEPGTPIEIQGVVIGLIRKY
- a CDS encoding VanW family protein, whose amino-acid sequence is MAKRKPDPEPEVDPPLPVESWDATSSASTWRRSPLWLRAVGSAAVLAVLLVGSFELVYAGKVYPGVTADGAALAGLGRATAARHITDRTTEFAGHVVTIADGDTNLRIPVAGLGVTYNTQQAADLAYNYGRQGNWTRRLHEQLRALLGRTTNFSSYRFDDSRLVPYVVDLGDDVLTPAADASLSFDASRPQVTPAQSGTRLDYGRLAQLVADRLSQASSDTIAAPVYQLAPQLSTSALQAVTDQLGSYLSGPITLNYSGTTVTINQKTIISWVEVGSKTPKSFFNTYNLADIYPAPATASLGLSRATVEKYVATLAADIDQTPQNAGLAMQNGQLAVVQPSRTGIKLNQADATTAIVGALKKSADDRQISLKLETTQADVNESNLDTLGIKEQISEGETYFPGSPSTRLTNVRAGAKRFNGVLLKPGETFSFGKLLGNVGPETGYVPELVILGDHEEKQYGGGLCQVSSTAFRAALAAGLPITERVNHAFAISYYTWPYSAPGVDATIYYPDVDFKFVNDTGHYILMQTIMNGTDLKFDFFGTKTKSGVIRGPNFVTGSPDATQPSRTVFYRDVLDLAGNVTKTDAFYTNYKSSKDFPITKQFN
- a CDS encoding serine hydrolase domain-containing protein, with the protein product MAGGGTPDLDERLTRLCREAIGAEVFPGCAVGYVRGGTTKVMGFGRQTYHNAAPLVTADTVYDVASVTKSIPTAMAALKLVEEGRLSLDDRVGQYLPQMAHPDRRGVLVRHLLTYTVVLDLAEGLSAVAKRDPERLLDVILNAPLKAPPGELYRYTNSPAVLLGLVVERVAGGPLDELARSWFFEPLGMTSTTFRPKPAALGRTAPTELSEYGEVRGVPHDETAAVLLTQDMIAGCAGLFSTAGDLLRLAEMMLAGGALAGHRYFNPQTIELMATNQLTDIGQAAGLGWEIDRPDVMGGAQRPGRLMKSGFTGCWIAIDPGASSALVLLSNRTYPQRPERGPFQAFLRGLNEAFFLA
- a CDS encoding ATP citrate lyase citrate-binding domain-containing protein, yielding MIDTQGTWKPAVAALNDGASYVIKVDQGVKGRFKKGLVKLGRGKHELPKDVEALAGKGFRYLLIEEQLSHDAADERYLAFERLRAGVVISFSARGGVDVESAAGEIRRAVFGPEAAARAAELLKLPVQTLERLARAFDENYFSFLEINPLVVKAGSASLLDAAVEVDTEAAFFVDERWTAEDFRSFDATNRLPQMVAVEELAAQSQASFRLAVLNPNGSIFLLLSGGGASVVLADEVFNQGLGRELGNYGEYSGNPNTEETVVYTRQILSLMLESKAKHKVLVIAGGVANFTDVRATFRGVIAALREVAEPMRRQGIKVFVRRGGPYEVEGLAMMREFLEAEDLLGEVSGPEMMMSEIIPRAISGLEAAR